A region from the Riemerella anatipestifer genome encodes:
- a CDS encoding alanine dehydrogenase yields MSSTIFTPFKEEQLLPKEERLEIIKKGQRLFIGVPKETCLNEKRLCLTPDAVQVLTQSGHQVVVESGAGKGSFFTDLQYSEAGAIITNDPKEAFGQQLILKINPPTEEEIDYLKPSSFLISALQVNLQTPHYFKKLAERKITAIAFEFIKDEYQQLALVRLIGEIAGNVSILYASELLAQSNGLMLGGITGVRPTEVVVLGAGIVGEFATKTAIGLGANVRVFDNSLAKLRRLHNFINNRVSTSIIDPKELTKSLRRADIVIGALQRHNLPPVVTEEMVQLMKKGSVIIDLTIDYGKSIETAELTTQENPTIIKHEVVHSGIPNLTSKTPRTTTKAISNFFLSYLLQSDHEGGLETMLLKNTSSKDSIYMYKGRHTKKIICEKFGLNYHDINLLTF; encoded by the coding sequence ATGAGTAGCACTATATTTACTCCGTTTAAAGAAGAGCAGCTTCTACCAAAAGAAGAAAGATTAGAAATTATAAAAAAAGGACAAAGACTTTTTATCGGTGTTCCTAAAGAAACTTGCCTAAACGAAAAAAGACTCTGCCTAACTCCTGATGCAGTACAAGTTCTCACACAGAGTGGTCACCAAGTAGTCGTAGAAAGTGGAGCAGGAAAAGGTTCATTTTTTACAGATTTACAATACTCCGAAGCTGGAGCTATCATCACTAACGACCCTAAAGAAGCTTTTGGACAGCAACTTATACTAAAGATAAACCCACCTACAGAGGAAGAGATTGATTATTTAAAGCCTTCATCTTTTTTAATTTCAGCACTACAAGTTAATCTTCAGACGCCTCATTATTTTAAAAAATTAGCCGAAAGAAAAATCACTGCTATTGCTTTTGAATTTATTAAAGATGAATATCAACAATTAGCTTTAGTAAGGCTTATTGGAGAGATTGCAGGTAATGTTTCTATCCTTTATGCTTCAGAACTTTTAGCTCAGTCTAACGGCTTAATGCTTGGCGGTATTACAGGTGTAAGACCTACCGAAGTAGTGGTTTTAGGGGCAGGTATTGTGGGCGAGTTTGCTACAAAAACAGCTATTGGTCTAGGTGCTAATGTTAGGGTTTTTGATAATTCTTTAGCCAAATTAAGAAGATTACATAATTTTATAAACAATAGGGTTTCTACCTCAATTATAGACCCTAAAGAACTAACGAAAAGCCTCAGAAGAGCCGATATTGTAATAGGTGCTTTGCAAAGACACAACCTTCCTCCTGTTGTAACGGAAGAGATGGTACAGCTCATGAAAAAAGGCAGCGTAATTATTGACCTTACTATTGATTACGGAAAGTCTATTGAAACGGCAGAACTTACCACCCAAGAAAATCCTACAATTATAAAACACGAGGTGGTTCACTCTGGAATTCCAAACCTGACTTCTAAAACGCCTAGAACTACAACTAAAGCTATTAGCAACTTCTTCCTAAGTTACTTATTACAATCTGACCATGAAGGAGGATTAGAAACTATGCTTCTAAAAAATACCAGCAGCAAAGATTCTATATACATGTACAAAGGCAGACATACAAAGAAAATTATTTGTGAAAAATTTGGATTAAACTATCACGATATAAATTTATTAACCTTCTAA
- the tsaE gene encoding tRNA (adenosine(37)-N6)-threonylcarbamoyltransferase complex ATPase subunit type 1 TsaE: MEFTISTIEEWQEVIRQILPQLKHPILLLKGNLGVGKTSFTQFLLKALGSTDEVSSPTYAIVNEYACPKGNIYHFDLYRMKSADEAFDIGIEEYLETGFLSIIEWPEIYETELEGLHYHEMKIENIDGERHIVFK; encoded by the coding sequence ATGGAATTTACAATCTCTACCATAGAAGAGTGGCAGGAAGTTATCCGCCAGATTTTGCCTCAACTGAAACACCCTATCCTTTTATTGAAGGGTAACTTGGGGGTTGGTAAAACTTCTTTCACTCAATTTTTACTAAAGGCACTTGGCAGTACCGATGAGGTTTCTTCTCCTACTTATGCTATTGTGAATGAGTATGCTTGCCCGAAAGGCAACATTTATCACTTTGATTTATATCGAATGAAATCTGCCGATGAAGCCTTTGACATCGGTATTGAAGAATATCTGGAAACAGGGTTTTTGTCTATTATAGAATGGCCAGAAATCTACGAAACTGAACTTGAGGGACTCCACTACCACGAAATGAAAATAGAAAATATAGACGGAGAAAGGCATATTGTGTTTAAATGA